In the genome of Paenibacillus sp. FSL R5-0766, one region contains:
- a CDS encoding DUF420 domain-containing protein — protein MDMYFWLPTISTSFIVISAVLVGIGWVLIIRGKREAHQSAMVAGAIAALIFFVIYMSRTVFVGNTAWGGDPDLEIFYRIFLIFHIILATVAAIFGISTLVLGFKKKFGTHRRWGKFTSMIWFGSALTGVVVYVLLYLLYPGGHTRPVWEVILGV, from the coding sequence ATGGATATGTATTTTTGGCTACCAACGATCAGTACTTCTTTCATTGTGATTAGTGCAGTACTGGTGGGAATTGGATGGGTACTGATTATTCGTGGTAAACGTGAGGCTCATCAGTCCGCGATGGTAGCAGGTGCGATTGCAGCTCTAATCTTCTTTGTGATCTATATGTCTCGTACAGTGTTCGTGGGCAATACAGCTTGGGGCGGGGACCCGGATCTGGAGATCTTTTATCGGATATTTCTGATCTTTCATATTATCCTCGCTACCGTGGCAGCGATATTCGGCATCTCCACACTGGTGCTGGGGTTCAAAAAGAAGTTCGGAACACATCGCCGCTGGGGCAAGTTCACGTCCATGATCTGGTTCGGGTCAGCGCTAACAGGTGTTGTTGTGTATGTTCTTTTATACCTCTTATATCCTGGTGGTCATACACGTCCGGTATGGGAAGTTATCCTCGGCGTATAA
- a CDS encoding GntR family transcriptional regulator, whose translation MKIPIQINENSAEPLYHQIENQLRSLIITGQLGEGTHLPSIREFAGALNCSVITVRRVYQDLENEGLLRTKQGTGTFVAQVEAGDRENYRLKAAQEAMQAAVQSGKSVGCTEEEMESLFREVLKAIYVK comes from the coding sequence GTGAAAATACCCATTCAAATTAATGAAAATAGCGCTGAACCTTTATACCACCAAATTGAAAATCAGTTAAGATCGTTAATTATTACGGGTCAGTTGGGGGAGGGAACACATTTGCCGTCCATTCGTGAGTTCGCCGGAGCACTGAATTGCAGTGTTATTACGGTTAGACGGGTCTATCAGGATCTGGAGAATGAAGGCTTGCTTCGTACGAAGCAGGGGACAGGTACATTTGTGGCCCAAGTAGAAGCCGGCGACAGAGAAAATTATAGATTAAAGGCCGCACAAGAAGCGATGCAGGCAGCGGTGCAGTCTGGGAAATCGGTAGGCTGTACGGAAGAAGAGATGGAGAGCCTGTTCCGGGAAGTCCTGAAGGCTATTTACGTGAAGTAG